The genomic interval ACCTACGCAACCATCCCACATGGAAAGTGAAAGCAATTTTAATGATGCTTGTTACACGCATTCATGCGTTTTTGTTAAAAATTGACACGGATAATACAACGCTGTTAGAAGGTTTTGGTTATTCAAAAGAAGATATTGAAGAGTTCCATCAAATTCATGGGTTCGCTGATACGATGAGTAGTTTGATGGGGGATGGATTTGTTTTTTGTTTACATTTGTCGTATTTATGATGTTTTCTAAACTGTTGCACTCCGATGTTTCGACCCAAACGATATTATCTGCCTCATTCAGTCATTCGCTTATTGTGACGTCGGTTGCTTTAGTATTTGTATGTATTCAACTTATCTTTCATTTACCATTTCCTACATATAACATCACAAGCCTGAATATTTTTCTACCAGGGAATATATACTTAGCCGCTTTTGATATACAAACGATATTCAAAGGCTATGTGACATTTATCGTTTATTATGCGACAAGTCGTTTGTCTTTGCGTGCTTGTTAACCATCGCATTGACGATATTACTTGCGTTAGGTTCAGCGGCTATAGAAGACACGATACTCAGTTTAGCCGGAGAATTGTAGACGGTCTGTTCTATATAAATTTTATTGTGTTTTTAAAAGAAAATTTATCCTGCTTAATGGTATAATACAACCAAAGTATCTTATGCCATTAAGGAGGATTTTTATTTTGAAGAAAAAAACTTTGATTGTGTCATCAGTGATAGGCATTATCCTACTTGCAGGAATTGCGTTTTTAGTGAAAACATTTGGTGATGTCGGAGGCCCCAAAAATGAAGATGCTTACGATACATATACTGTAAAGACTGAAAAACCGCTACGTGTGACGGGGAAGGTATCTCCGGAAACGATTAAAACATATTTAAATAATGCGCAACTGGGGACTTTTTTAAATGTTCAAGTGAAAGATGGGCAAACAGTGGCTCAGGGAACGCCATTATTGAATTATGATATTGACCCAACACAACGCCAAAAGTTAGTCAAACAGTTGACTGACGCTCAACAAAGTGGAGATCAACAAGTGATTAACCAGGCTTGGAAACAACTGAATCGTTATGATGGTCAAGTGTATAACAGTGTGAATGCGACATTTAATGGAACAGTGTCTTTCGTCGATAACGGTCAAGTCGCTGAAGGTGAACCGATTTTGAAATTAATTGCGAATGAGTTAGAAATTCAGTCAACGATTTCGGAATTTGATTTAGAGAAGATTAAAGTCGGTGATACGGTTAATATTAAAGTGACAAGTACCGGTAAAGCAGGTAAAGGGAAAATTACGCATATTTCACAACTTCCGACGAGC from Staphylococcus sp. MI 10-1553 carries:
- a CDS encoding efflux RND transporter periplasmic adaptor subunit, whose amino-acid sequence is MKKKTLIVSSVIGIILLAGIAFLVKTFGDVGGPKNEDAYDTYTVKTEKPLRVTGKVSPETIKTYLNNAQLGTFLNVQVKDGQTVAQGTPLLNYDIDPTQRQKLVKQLTDAQQSGDQQVINQAWKQLNRYDGQVYNSVNATFNGTVSFVDNGQVAEGEPILKLIANELEIQSTISEFDLEKIKVGDTVNIKVTSTGKAGKGKITHISQLPTSYQQDGKGEAPSSVPVAGEGSKGADSLTTNNPVQSHPTGESDKETSKYKITIGELELDARNGYSVEATIPLETLKIPKSVLTKDHHVYVVDQSGVAHRTKITYDEKNDELIVKKGVKKGDRIINHPDTKIKDGEKVEVAK